A single region of the Acidobacteriota bacterium genome encodes:
- a CDS encoding DUF4388 domain-containing protein, giving the protein MALAGTLRDFSLADIFQLIALQKKTGYLTLKSEADVVTVTFFEGSVVGAESLNKRIEDRLGHVLVKTGRISKEELAKALEIQRQTLQRLGYILVSENFIDAESLRSALATQMQQTVYRLFRWRDGDYNFEARDAVEYDRGNVVPMSAESILMEGIRMLDEWPLIEKKIPSFDKIFVKIPLPTPPVLETRAEIPSMDDVFGEATGAGKPLQDDHVVRLSQEEMAVYQHVNGVFTVQEIIDRSGLNEFEACKALFELFNRQLIGPVLPVEPEAPPEEKRFAFPAAALETLLIPLFWGWIAVSVVLFPFHPLSHLPWTDGPAKRDRMTLLTRTTLQRVASAIDLYQLQTGKIPPSLEVLARDGYLPMRSLADAYGQPLIYQATENGYTLAARSLQGALQDNLVITGTQ; this is encoded by the coding sequence ATGGCCCTAGCCGGAACGTTGAGGGATTTCAGCCTCGCCGACATCTTCCAGCTCATCGCCCTTCAGAAGAAGACGGGATACCTCACGCTCAAGAGCGAGGCGGACGTGGTGACCGTCACCTTCTTCGAGGGGAGCGTCGTGGGCGCCGAGTCCCTCAACAAGCGCATCGAGGATCGGCTCGGCCACGTCCTGGTCAAGACGGGGCGCATCTCCAAGGAAGAACTGGCCAAGGCCCTGGAGATTCAGAGGCAGACCCTCCAGCGCCTCGGGTACATCCTCGTGAGCGAGAACTTCATCGACGCCGAGAGCCTGAGATCGGCCCTCGCCACGCAGATGCAGCAGACCGTTTACCGGCTCTTCCGTTGGAGGGACGGGGATTACAACTTCGAGGCCCGGGACGCCGTGGAGTACGACCGGGGCAACGTGGTCCCCATGTCCGCCGAGAGCATCCTCATGGAAGGCATCCGGATGCTCGACGAGTGGCCCCTCATCGAGAAGAAGATCCCCTCTTTCGACAAGATCTTCGTCAAGATCCCGTTGCCCACCCCCCCCGTCCTGGAGACCCGCGCCGAGATCCCCTCCATGGACGACGTCTTCGGGGAGGCCACGGGAGCCGGAAAGCCCCTACAGGACGACCACGTGGTGCGCCTCTCCCAGGAAGAGATGGCGGTCTACCAGCACGTGAACGGCGTTTTCACGGTTCAGGAGATCATCGACCGCAGCGGCCTGAACGAGTTCGAAGCCTGCAAGGCCCTTTTCGAACTCTTCAACCGCCAGCTCATCGGACCGGTTCTTCCCGTGGAGCCCGAGGCCCCGCCCGAGGAGAAGCGGTTCGCCTTCCCGGCGGCGGCCCTCGAAACCCTGTTGATCCCCCTCTTCTGGGGCTGGATCGCCGTGTCCGTGGTCCTCTTTCCCTTTCATCCCCTCAGCCACCTTCCGTGGACCGACGGGCCCGCCAAGCGCGACCGAATGACGCTCCTGACGCGCACGACGCTCCAGCGCGTGGCGTCGGCCATCGACCTCTACCAGTTGCAGACGGGAAAGATCCCGCCGTCCCTGGAGGTCCTCGCCCGGGACGGTTACCTGCCCATGCGGAGCCTGGCCGACGCCTACGGACAGCCCCTCA